In Pseudomonas sp. GCEP-101, one DNA window encodes the following:
- the pal gene encoding peptidoglycan-associated lipoprotein Pal — protein sequence MEMLKFGKFAVIALAMAVAVGCSSKKGDATGEGANGGVDPNAGYGANSGAVDGSLSDEAALRAITTFYFEYDSSDLKPEAMRALDVHAKDLKGSGQRVVLEGHTDERGTREYNMALGERRAKAVQRYLVLQGVSPAQLELVSYGKERPVATGHDEQSWAQNRRVELKK from the coding sequence ATGGAAATGCTGAAATTCGGCAAGTTTGCCGTTATCGCCCTCGCCATGGCTGTTGCCGTCGGCTGTTCGTCCAAGAAAGGCGATGCTACTGGCGAAGGCGCCAATGGCGGCGTTGATCCGAACGCTGGCTACGGCGCCAACAGCGGTGCCGTTGACGGCTCCCTGAGCGACGAAGCCGCTCTGCGCGCTATCACCACCTTCTACTTCGAGTACGACAGCTCCGACCTCAAGCCGGAAGCCATGCGTGCCCTGGACGTACACGCCAAGGACCTGAAAGGTTCCGGCCAGCGCGTAGTCCTGGAAGGTCACACTGACGAGCGCGGCACCCGCGAGTACAACATGGCTCTGGGCGAGCGTCGTGCTAAGGCCGTTCAGCGCTACCTGGTACTGCAGGGCGTTTCCCCGGCTCAGCTGGAACTGGTTTCCTACGGCAAAGAGCGTCCGGTTGCCACTGGCCACGACGAGCAGTCCTGGGCCCAGAACCGTCGCGTTGAGCTGAAGAAGTAA
- a CDS encoding FmdB family zinc ribbon protein, translated as MPIYEYQCQSCAHQLESLQKISDAPLVDCPACKAPELKKMLSAPGFRLGGSGWYETDFKTGAKKNLASGDAPAACPATGCGGGGCSASE; from the coding sequence ATGCCGATTTACGAGTACCAGTGCCAGTCCTGCGCGCATCAGCTGGAATCGCTGCAGAAGATCAGCGATGCGCCGTTGGTCGATTGTCCGGCCTGCAAGGCTCCCGAATTGAAGAAGATGTTGTCGGCACCGGGCTTCCGCCTGGGCGGCAGCGGTTGGTACGAGACCGACTTCAAGACCGGAGCGAAGAAGAACCTCGCCTCCGGCGATGCCCCTGCGGCCTGTCCGGCCACCGGTTGCGGTGGTGGCGGCTGCTCCGCCAGCGAATGA
- the ybgC gene encoding tol-pal system-associated acyl-CoA thioesterase, with amino-acid sequence MRAQHGGQPFQQRYRVYYEDTDAGGIVYYVNYLKFMERARTERLRDLGFAQSQLAGENLLFVVHSAEARYHAPARLDDELLVSAEVEELNRASLKFRQQVRRASDSTLLCEGRFVVACVRADTLKPRAIPDVLRAAFAGSPDTLSAGD; translated from the coding sequence ATGCGCGCGCAACACGGGGGTCAGCCGTTCCAACAGCGGTATCGGGTCTATTACGAGGACACCGACGCCGGCGGCATCGTCTACTACGTCAACTACCTCAAGTTCATGGAGCGGGCTCGTACCGAGCGGCTGCGTGATCTGGGCTTCGCCCAGTCACAGCTGGCGGGGGAGAACCTGCTTTTCGTCGTTCACTCGGCCGAGGCGCGTTATCACGCCCCCGCCCGCCTGGACGATGAGCTGCTCGTCAGCGCCGAAGTGGAGGAGTTGAACCGTGCGAGCCTGAAGTTTCGTCAACAGGTTCGACGGGCGTCGGATTCGACCTTGCTCTGCGAGGGGCGATTCGTGGTGGCGTGCGTGCGGGCGGACACCTTGAAACCCCGCGCCATCCCAGATGTGTTGCGTGCGGCATTTGCCGGCAGTCCGGACACCCTTTCAGCAGGAGATTAA
- the ruvB gene encoding Holliday junction branch migration DNA helicase RuvB gives MIEADRLISSVSGRDREEQFDRAIRPLKLADYVGQPVVREQMELFIQAARGRQEALDHTLIFGPPGLGKTTLANIIAQEMGVSIKSTSGPVLERPGDLAALLTNLEPNDVLFVDEIHRLSPIVEEVLYPAMEDFQLDIMIGEGPAARSIKLDLPPFTLVGATTRAGMLTNPLRDRFGIVQRLEFYGVEDLTSIVSRSAGILGLEIEPAGAYEIARRARGTPRIANRLLRRVRDFAEVRGTGHISSDIADKALNLLDVDERGFDHQDRRLLLTMIDKFDGGPVGIDNLAAAISEERHTIEDVLEPYLIQQGYIMRTPRGRVVTRHAYLHFGLNVPKRMGEGATPDLFAPEDGN, from the coding sequence ATGATCGAAGCCGATCGCCTGATTTCCTCTGTCTCCGGTCGCGACCGCGAAGAGCAGTTCGACCGCGCCATCCGCCCGCTCAAGCTGGCGGACTACGTCGGCCAGCCGGTGGTGCGCGAGCAGATGGAACTGTTCATCCAGGCGGCCCGTGGGCGTCAGGAAGCCCTCGATCACACGCTGATCTTCGGCCCGCCCGGCCTGGGCAAGACCACCCTGGCGAACATCATCGCCCAGGAGATGGGTGTTTCGATCAAGAGCACGTCCGGCCCGGTGCTGGAGCGCCCCGGCGATCTCGCCGCGCTGTTGACCAATCTCGAACCCAACGACGTGCTGTTCGTGGACGAGATCCATCGCCTGTCGCCCATCGTCGAAGAAGTGCTGTATCCGGCGATGGAAGATTTCCAGCTGGACATCATGATCGGCGAAGGCCCGGCCGCGCGCTCGATCAAGCTCGACCTGCCACCCTTCACCCTGGTGGGGGCGACCACTCGCGCCGGCATGCTCACCAACCCGCTGCGCGACCGTTTCGGGATCGTCCAGCGCCTGGAGTTCTACGGCGTGGAGGACCTGACCAGCATCGTCAGCCGTTCGGCAGGCATCCTGGGCCTTGAAATCGAGCCGGCGGGCGCCTATGAAATCGCCCGGCGCGCCCGCGGTACCCCGCGTATCGCCAACCGCCTGCTGCGGCGGGTGAGGGATTTCGCCGAAGTGCGTGGCACCGGACACATCAGCAGCGATATCGCCGACAAGGCGCTGAACCTGCTGGATGTGGACGAGCGCGGTTTCGATCATCAGGATCGTCGCCTGCTGCTGACCATGATCGACAAGTTCGACGGTGGTCCGGTGGGTATCGACAACCTGGCGGCGGCCATCAGTGAAGAAAGACACACGATTGAAGACGTGCTGGAGCCCTATCTGATCCAGCAAGGCTATATCATGCGCACACCTCGGGGGCGTGTAGTGACCCGGCATGCGTACCTGCATTTCGGCCTGAACGTGCCGAAGCGGATGGGGGAGGGGGCGACGCCGGATCTGTTTGCCCCTGAAGATGGTAATTAA
- the tolB gene encoding Tol-Pal system beta propeller repeat protein TolB, with translation MSTLIRFALFALALVAGAAQAADPLVISSGRDSAVPIAVVPFGWQGGNVLPEDMSNIIGNDLRNSGYFEPIPRQNMISQPAQASEVIYRDWQALGAQYVLVGSIVPSGGRLQIQYALLNVATQQQVLTGSVGGTTEQLRDMSHYIADQSFEKLTGIKGAFSTKLLYVTAERFSVDNTRYTLQRSDYDGARPVTLLQSREPILSPRFSPDGRRIAYVSFEQKRPRIFMQYVDTGRREQISNFEGLNGAPAFSPDGNRLAFVLSRDGNPEIYVMDLGSRQLRRLTNNSAIDTEPFWGADGSTLYFTSDRGGKPQIYKMNVNSGATDRVTFIGNYNANPKLSADEKTLVMVHRQDGFTNFQIAAQDLQRGNLRVLSNTNLDDSPTVAPNGTMLIYATRQQDRGVLMLVSINGRVRLPLPTAQGDVREPSWSPYLN, from the coding sequence GTGAGTACCCTGATTCGCTTCGCGCTCTTCGCCCTGGCCCTGGTGGCCGGTGCAGCGCAGGCCGCCGACCCGCTGGTAATCTCCAGCGGCCGTGATTCGGCCGTCCCGATCGCCGTGGTCCCGTTTGGCTGGCAGGGTGGCAATGTGCTGCCCGAGGACATGTCGAACATCATCGGCAACGACCTGCGCAACTCCGGTTACTTCGAGCCGATCCCGCGCCAGAACATGATCAGCCAGCCGGCCCAGGCCAGCGAAGTGATCTACCGCGACTGGCAGGCCCTCGGCGCGCAGTACGTCCTGGTCGGCAGCATCGTGCCCAGCGGCGGCCGCCTGCAGATCCAGTACGCCCTGCTCAACGTGGCTACCCAGCAGCAGGTCCTGACCGGCAGCGTGGGCGGCACCACCGAGCAACTGCGCGACATGTCGCACTACATCGCCGACCAGTCGTTCGAGAAGCTCACCGGCATCAAGGGCGCGTTCTCCACCAAGCTGCTCTACGTGACCGCGGAGCGCTTCTCGGTGGACAACACCCGCTACACCCTGCAGCGTTCCGACTATGACGGCGCGCGCCCGGTGACCCTGCTGCAATCGCGCGAGCCGATCCTGTCGCCGCGTTTCTCGCCCGATGGCCGTCGCATTGCCTACGTCTCGTTCGAGCAGAAGCGTCCGCGCATCTTCATGCAGTACGTCGACACCGGTCGCCGCGAGCAGATCTCCAACTTCGAAGGCCTCAACGGCGCTCCGGCCTTCTCGCCGGACGGCAACCGCCTGGCCTTCGTGCTGTCGCGCGACGGCAACCCGGAGATCTACGTGATGGACCTGGGCAGCCGACAGCTGCGTCGCCTGACCAACAACTCGGCGATCGACACCGAACCCTTCTGGGGCGCGGACGGCTCGACCCTGTACTTCACCTCGGACCGTGGTGGCAAGCCGCAGATCTACAAGATGAACGTGAACTCGGGCGCCACCGACCGCGTGACCTTCATCGGCAACTACAACGCCAACCCGAAACTCTCGGCGGATGAGAAGACCCTGGTCATGGTTCACCGCCAGGACGGTTTCACCAACTTCCAGATCGCAGCGCAGGACCTTCAGCGCGGTAATCTCCGGGTACTTTCCAATACCAACCTGGATGACTCGCCCACTGTTGCGCCAAATGGCACGATGCTAATATACGCCACCCGCCAGCAGGACCGGGGCGTGTTGATGCTCGTGAGCATCAACGGACGTGTTCGGTTACCGCTACCCACCGCTCAAGGCGACGTGCGAGAGCCTTCCTGGTCCCCTTACCTGAACTGA
- the tolR gene encoding protein TolR, with protein MARVRHKRKPVAEMNVVPYIDVMLVLLVIFMVTAPMLNQGVKVDLPKVSSEALPQDNDSRVLTISIKADKTYYWNMGSEVDPDQGKASQTAVSLDQLVSAASGIMAENSRQGKKVQVFVRGDKAVDYGSVMAVMGGLQKAGVGNVGLITEAPGN; from the coding sequence ATGGCAAGAGTTCGTCACAAGCGCAAGCCGGTCGCGGAAATGAACGTGGTGCCCTACATCGACGTGATGTTGGTGCTGCTGGTCATTTTCATGGTGACCGCGCCCATGCTCAACCAGGGCGTCAAGGTCGACCTGCCCAAGGTTTCCAGCGAAGCGCTGCCGCAGGATAACGATTCCCGCGTGCTCACCATCTCCATCAAGGCCGACAAGACCTACTACTGGAACATGGGCTCCGAAGTGGACCCGGACCAGGGCAAGGCCAGCCAGACCGCCGTGTCGCTGGACCAACTGGTCAGCGCAGCCTCCGGCATCATGGCCGAGAACAGCCGCCAGGGTAAGAAGGTCCAGGTCTTCGTCCGTGGGGACAAGGCAGTCGACTACGGCTCGGTCATGGCCGTCATGGGCGGCCTGCAGAAAGCCGGGGTCGGCAACGTCGGTCTGATTACCGAGGCACCAGGTAATTGA
- the tolQ gene encoding protein TolQ, protein MEPNVVDHTSMWSLISNASVVVQLVMLTLVAASVTSWIMIFQRSNMMRSAKKALESFEERFWSGIDLSKLYRQAGSNPDPDSGVEQIFRAGFKEFSRLRQQAGVDPDAVMEGVSRAMRVAISREEEKLETSLPFLATVGSTSPYIGLFGTVWGIMNSFRGLATVQQATLATVAPGIAEALIATAIGLFAAIPAVIAYNRFSARSEMLIGRYYTFADEFQAILHRKVHTSDD, encoded by the coding sequence GTGGAACCGAACGTCGTCGACCATACTTCCATGTGGAGCTTGATCAGTAACGCCAGCGTCGTGGTACAGCTGGTGATGCTGACCCTGGTGGCCGCATCGGTCACTTCCTGGATCATGATTTTCCAGCGCAGCAACATGATGCGCTCGGCGAAGAAGGCCCTGGAATCCTTCGAAGAGCGCTTCTGGTCGGGCATCGACCTGTCCAAGCTCTATCGTCAGGCGGGCAGCAACCCCGATCCGGATTCGGGGGTCGAGCAGATCTTCCGCGCCGGCTTCAAGGAATTCTCCCGTCTGCGCCAGCAGGCCGGCGTCGACCCGGATGCCGTGATGGAAGGCGTTTCGCGCGCCATGCGCGTCGCCATTTCCCGTGAGGAAGAGAAGCTGGAAACCAGCCTGCCATTCCTCGCCACCGTCGGTTCCACCAGCCCGTACATCGGTCTGTTCGGCACTGTCTGGGGCATCATGAACTCCTTCCGTGGCCTGGCCACCGTGCAGCAGGCCACCCTCGCCACCGTGGCGCCGGGTATCGCCGAAGCGCTGATCGCCACCGCCATCGGCCTGTTCGCGGCCATCCCCGCCGTTATCGCCTACAACCGCTTCTCCGCTCGCTCGGAAATGCTCATCGGCCGCTACTACACCTTCGCCGACGAATTCCAGGCGATCCTGCACCGCAAAGTGCACACCAGCGACGATTGA
- the aspS gene encoding aspartate--tRNA ligase: protein MMRSHYCGQLNESLDGQVVTLCGWVHRRRDHGGVIFLDVRDREGLAQVVFDPDRVETFAKADRVRSEYVVKITGKVRLRPEGARNANMASGAIEVLGHELEVLNQAETPPFPLDEYSDVGEETRLRYRFIDLRRPEMAAKLKLRARITSSIRRYLDDNGFLDVETPILGRPTPEGARDYLVPSRTYPGHFFALPQSPQLFKQLLMVAGFDRYYQIAKCFRDEDLRADRQPEFTQIDIETSFLEESDIIEITEKMVRQLFKEVLDVEFDEFPHMPFEEAMRRYGSDKPDLRIPLELVDVADQLKDVEFKVFSGPANDPKGRVAALRVPGGASMPRKQIDDYTKFVGIYGAKGLAYIKVNERAKGVEGLQSPIVKNIAEPNLNVILDRVGAVDGDIVFFGADKAKIVCDALGALRIKVGHDLNLLTKEWAPMWVVDFPMFEENDDGSLTSLHHPFTAPKCTPEELEANPAGKLSRAYDMVLNGTELGGGSIRIHDKAMQQAVFRVLGIDDAEQEEKFGFLLDALKYGAPPHGGLAFGLDRLVMLMTGAASIREVIAFPKTQSAGDVMTQAPGTVDGKALRELHIRLREQQKAAE from the coding sequence ATGATGCGCAGCCACTATTGCGGCCAGTTGAACGAGAGCCTGGACGGCCAGGTAGTCACTCTTTGCGGTTGGGTCCATCGCCGCCGCGACCACGGCGGGGTGATCTTCCTCGACGTGCGTGATCGTGAAGGCCTGGCCCAGGTGGTGTTCGACCCGGATCGCGTCGAGACCTTCGCCAAGGCGGACCGCGTGCGCAGCGAATACGTGGTGAAGATCACCGGCAAGGTGCGCCTGCGTCCTGAAGGCGCGCGCAATGCCAACATGGCTTCCGGCGCCATCGAGGTGCTGGGCCACGAGCTGGAAGTGCTGAACCAGGCCGAAACCCCGCCGTTCCCGCTGGACGAGTACTCCGACGTGGGCGAGGAAACCCGCCTGCGCTACCGCTTCATCGACCTGCGTCGCCCGGAAATGGCCGCCAAGCTGAAGCTGCGCGCGCGCATCACCAGCAGCATCCGTCGCTACCTGGACGACAACGGCTTCCTGGACGTGGAAACCCCGATCCTCGGTCGACCGACCCCGGAAGGCGCGCGCGACTACCTGGTGCCGAGCCGTACCTACCCGGGCCATTTCTTCGCCCTGCCGCAGTCGCCCCAGCTGTTCAAGCAGCTGCTGATGGTCGCCGGCTTCGACCGTTACTACCAGATCGCCAAGTGCTTCCGCGACGAAGACCTGCGTGCCGACCGCCAGCCGGAATTCACCCAGATCGACATCGAGACCAGCTTCCTCGAAGAAAGCGACATCATCGAGATCACCGAGAAGATGGTTCGCCAGCTGTTCAAGGAAGTGCTGGACGTCGAGTTCGACGAATTCCCGCACATGCCGTTCGAAGAGGCCATGCGCCGCTACGGTTCGGACAAGCCTGACCTGCGCATCCCGCTGGAACTGGTCGACGTCGCCGATCAGCTGAAGGACGTCGAGTTCAAGGTCTTCTCCGGCCCGGCCAACGATCCGAAGGGCCGCGTTGCTGCCCTGCGCGTTCCGGGCGGTGCGAGCATGCCGCGCAAGCAGATCGACGACTACACCAAGTTCGTCGGCATCTACGGCGCCAAGGGCCTGGCCTACATCAAGGTCAACGAACGCGCCAAGGGCGTGGAAGGCCTGCAGTCGCCGATCGTCAAGAACATCGCCGAGCCGAACCTGAACGTGATCCTAGATCGCGTCGGTGCGGTCGATGGCGACATCGTGTTCTTCGGCGCCGACAAGGCCAAGATCGTCTGCGACGCCCTGGGCGCGCTGCGTATCAAGGTCGGTCATGACCTCAACCTGCTCACCAAGGAGTGGGCGCCGATGTGGGTCGTGGACTTCCCGATGTTCGAAGAGAACGACGACGGCAGCCTGACCTCGCTGCACCACCCGTTCACCGCGCCCAAGTGCACCCCGGAAGAGCTGGAGGCCAACCCGGCCGGCAAGCTGTCCCGTGCCTATGACATGGTGCTCAACGGCACCGAATTGGGCGGCGGCTCCATCCGTATCCACGACAAGGCCATGCAGCAGGCGGTGTTCCGCGTGCTGGGCATCGACGATGCGGAGCAGGAAGAGAAGTTCGGCTTCCTCCTCGACGCCCTCAAGTACGGTGCACCGCCCCACGGTGGCCTGGCCTTCGGCCTGGACCGCCTGGTGATGCTGATGACCGGCGCGGCGTCGATCCGCGAAGTCATCGCCTTCCCGAAAACCCAGAGCGCCGGCGACGTCATGACCCAGGCTCCGGGCACCGTGGACGGCAAGGCGCTGCGCGAGCTGCACATCCGCCTGCGCGAGCAGCAGAAGGCCGCCGAGTAA
- the ybgF gene encoding tol-pal system protein YbgF has translation MPMRLRFLTLIACGLPLMAAAAVPVQDGNGGYASTPPSGYGTAGADGAYAGGGMNTPVSGQAQLFMQLQQMQDELSRLRGMLEEQQNQIQQMKQENQERFQDIDSRLSSGAGAGAAGAAVQQDSSAVGASAGAAAGAGVAAAQQQQPAASSEPGDPAKEKLYYDAAFDLIKAKDFDKASQAFGAFLRKYPSSQYSGNAQYWLGEVNLAKGDLQGAGQAFARVSQAYPSSAKVPDSLYKLADVERRLGNSDKARGILQQVVAQYPGTSAAQLSQRDLKNLK, from the coding sequence ATGCCGATGCGCCTGCGTTTTCTGACCTTGATCGCATGCGGACTGCCCCTGATGGCGGCAGCCGCGGTTCCGGTACAGGACGGCAATGGTGGCTATGCCAGCACGCCGCCCTCGGGTTATGGCACCGCAGGCGCTGATGGCGCCTACGCCGGAGGCGGGATGAATACTCCCGTCTCCGGTCAGGCTCAGCTGTTCATGCAGCTGCAGCAGATGCAGGACGAGCTGTCCCGTCTGCGCGGCATGCTCGAAGAGCAGCAGAACCAGATCCAACAGATGAAGCAGGAGAACCAGGAGCGCTTCCAGGACATCGACAGCCGCCTTTCCAGCGGTGCAGGTGCAGGAGCGGCCGGTGCTGCTGTTCAACAGGATTCCTCCGCTGTCGGCGCCAGTGCCGGAGCTGCCGCCGGAGCAGGCGTCGCCGCCGCCCAGCAACAGCAGCCTGCCGCCAGCAGCGAGCCGGGTGACCCGGCCAAAGAGAAGCTCTACTACGACGCCGCCTTCGACCTGATCAAGGCCAAGGACTTCGACAAGGCCAGCCAGGCCTTCGGCGCTTTTCTGCGCAAGTACCCGAGCAGCCAGTACTCTGGCAACGCGCAATACTGGCTCGGCGAAGTGAACCTTGCCAAGGGCGACCTGCAGGGCGCAGGCCAGGCTTTCGCCCGTGTCAGCCAGGCCTACCCGAGCAGCGCCAAGGTGCCGGATTCGCTGTACAAGCTCGCCGACGTCGAGCGTCGCCTGGGTAACTCCGACAAGGCCCGGGGCATTCTGCAGCAGGTCGTGGCCCAGTACCCGGGTACTTCCGCCGCACAGTTGTCGCAGCGTGATCTGAAGAATCTGAAGTAA
- a CDS encoding YebC/PmpR family DNA-binding transcriptional regulator, translating into MAGHSKWANIKHRKERQDAKKGKIFTKLIRELTVAAKQGGGVPADNPRLRLAVDKALTANMTRDTIDRAIQRGVGSSEADNMAELTYEGYAPSGVAIIVEAMTDNRNRTAAEVRHAFSKCGGNLGTDGSVAYLFERKGQISYAPGVNEEALMDAALEAGADDVVVNDDGSIDVFTTFADFISVNEALTEAGFKGEEAEITMIPSTTATLDLDTAQKVLKLIDMLEDLDDVQNVYSNADIPDEVMAQLG; encoded by the coding sequence ATGGCTGGTCATTCCAAATGGGCCAACATCAAGCACCGCAAGGAACGTCAGGACGCCAAGAAGGGCAAGATCTTCACCAAGCTCATTCGTGAGCTGACCGTCGCCGCCAAGCAGGGTGGCGGGGTGCCGGCGGACAACCCCCGTCTGCGCCTGGCCGTGGACAAGGCGCTGACCGCCAACATGACCCGCGACACCATCGATCGCGCCATCCAGCGCGGGGTGGGCTCCAGCGAAGCGGACAACATGGCCGAGCTGACCTACGAAGGTTACGCGCCCAGCGGCGTGGCGATCATCGTCGAAGCCATGACCGACAACCGCAACCGCACCGCGGCCGAAGTGCGCCATGCCTTCAGCAAGTGCGGCGGCAACCTGGGTACCGATGGTTCGGTGGCCTACCTGTTCGAGCGCAAGGGCCAGATCAGCTACGCGCCGGGCGTGAACGAAGAAGCCCTGATGGATGCCGCGCTGGAAGCCGGCGCCGACGACGTGGTGGTCAACGACGATGGTTCCATCGACGTCTTCACCACCTTCGCCGACTTCATCTCGGTCAACGAAGCGCTGACCGAAGCCGGTTTCAAGGGCGAGGAAGCCGAGATCACCATGATCCCGTCGACCACCGCGACCCTGGACCTGGACACCGCGCAGAAGGTCCTCAAGCTGATCGACATGCTCGAAGACCTGGATGACGTGCAGAACGTCTACTCCAATGCGGATATCCCCGACGAGGTGATGGCCCAGCTGGGCTGA
- the tolA gene encoding cell envelope integrity protein TolA, translating to MMHQLERSQSEGYFWPTVLAVALHVLIFAMLFVSWASTPELPPSRPIVQATLYQLKSKSQATQQTNQKIAGEAKKTAAKQYEQEQLEQKKAEQQALAAAKAEEQKKADAAQKAAEAAEKAEKAAEAEKAAEAKKADDAKKAADAAAAAKKAAEAKAAEQKQQADIAKKKAEEEAKKEAAEEAKKKAAEEAKKKAAEDAKKKAAADEAKKKAAAVEAAKKKAAAAAAAAARKATEDKKAQALAELLSDTPQRQQALADEQGNEVAGNFDDLIVSLVSQQWNRPPSARNGMSVEVLIQMLPSGAITNVSVTRSSGDKPFDDSAVAAVRNVGRIPELQNLDRATFDKLYRQRRMVFKPEDLDL from the coding sequence TTGATGCACCAGCTCGAGCGTTCTCAATCGGAAGGCTACTTCTGGCCCACGGTCCTCGCCGTGGCGCTGCACGTCCTGATCTTCGCCATGTTGTTCGTCAGTTGGGCCAGCACGCCTGAGCTGCCGCCGTCACGGCCGATCGTCCAGGCCACCCTGTACCAGCTCAAGTCCAAGAGCCAGGCGACCCAGCAGACTAACCAGAAGATAGCCGGCGAGGCGAAGAAGACTGCGGCCAAGCAGTACGAGCAGGAGCAGCTCGAGCAGAAGAAGGCTGAGCAGCAGGCATTGGCTGCTGCGAAAGCCGAGGAACAAAAGAAGGCCGACGCGGCTCAAAAGGCTGCTGAGGCCGCCGAGAAGGCCGAGAAAGCCGCAGAAGCCGAGAAGGCCGCAGAAGCCAAGAAGGCAGACGACGCCAAGAAGGCGGCCGATGCCGCGGCAGCCGCCAAGAAGGCCGCTGAAGCGAAGGCTGCCGAGCAGAAGCAGCAGGCGGATATCGCCAAGAAGAAAGCCGAGGAAGAGGCCAAGAAAGAGGCCGCTGAAGAGGCGAAGAAGAAAGCTGCCGAGGAAGCCAAGAAGAAGGCCGCCGAGGACGCGAAGAAGAAAGCCGCCGCGGACGAAGCCAAGAAAAAGGCTGCCGCGGTCGAGGCTGCGAAGAAGAAGGCTGCCGCTGCAGCCGCCGCCGCAGCCCGCAAGGCAACGGAAGACAAGAAGGCCCAGGCCCTGGCTGAACTGCTGTCGGACACCCCGCAGCGGCAGCAGGCACTGGCCGACGAGCAAGGCAACGAGGTAGCGGGCAACTTCGACGATCTGATCGTCAGCCTGGTGAGCCAGCAATGGAACCGTCCGCCTTCAGCTCGCAATGGAATGAGCGTAGAAGTGCTGATTCAGATGCTGCCCAGCGGAGCCATCACCAACGTGAGCGTGACCCGCTCCAGCGGTGACAAGCCGTTCGACGATTCGGCCGTGGCTGCGGTCCGAAATGTGGGCCGTATTCCCGAACTGCAAAATCTGGATCGCGCCACTTTCGATAAGCTGTATCGTCAGCGCCGCATGGTCTTCAAACCGGAGGATTTAGATCTGTGA
- the ruvC gene encoding crossover junction endodeoxyribonuclease RuvC, with the protein MTLILGIDPGSRITGFGVVRDTGRGCEYVASGCIRTGNGELFERLQIVFRGVREVIQTYQPTMMGIEQVFMARNADSALKLGQARGAAIVAAAEEGLQIAEYTASQVKQAIAGTGGADKQQVQMMVMHLLKLTQKPQIDASDALAIALCHAHTRQSLVPHGLVGARRRGGRLRL; encoded by the coding sequence ATGACCCTGATTCTCGGCATCGACCCAGGCTCACGGATTACCGGCTTCGGCGTGGTGCGCGACACCGGCCGCGGCTGCGAATACGTGGCGTCGGGCTGCATCCGGACCGGCAACGGCGAGCTGTTCGAGCGCCTGCAGATCGTCTTCCGTGGCGTGCGCGAGGTCATCCAGACCTACCAGCCGACCATGATGGGCATCGAGCAGGTGTTCATGGCGCGCAACGCCGATTCGGCGCTGAAGCTGGGCCAGGCGCGCGGCGCCGCCATCGTCGCGGCGGCGGAAGAGGGGTTGCAGATTGCCGAGTACACCGCCAGCCAGGTCAAGCAGGCCATCGCCGGCACCGGCGGGGCGGACAAGCAGCAGGTGCAGATGATGGTGATGCACCTGCTCAAGCTTACGCAGAAGCCGCAGATCGACGCCTCCGATGCGTTGGCTATCGCCCTGTGCCACGCGCACACCCGGCAGAGCCTGGTGCCGCACGGCCTGGTTGGCGCCCGTCGTCGTGGCGGTCGCCTGCGCCTGTGA
- the ruvA gene encoding Holliday junction branch migration protein RuvA encodes MIGRLRGTLAEKQPPHLIVDVNGVGYELEVPMTTLYRLPSLGEPVTLHTHLVVREDAHLLYGFAEKRERELFRELIRLNGVGPKLALALMSGLEVDELVRCVQAQDTSTLVKIPGVGKKTAERLLVELKDRFKAWENIPSIAPLVVEPKLVAAVSSAESDAVSALIALGFKPQEASRAVAAVQEEGLSSEELIRRSLKGMV; translated from the coding sequence GTGATTGGACGCCTGCGTGGCACCCTGGCGGAAAAGCAGCCGCCGCACCTGATCGTCGACGTGAATGGCGTGGGCTACGAGCTGGAAGTGCCGATGACCACCCTGTACCGTCTGCCGAGCCTGGGCGAGCCGGTGACCCTGCACACCCACCTGGTGGTGCGCGAGGATGCCCACCTGCTCTACGGCTTTGCCGAGAAGCGCGAGCGCGAGCTGTTCCGCGAGCTGATCCGCCTCAACGGGGTGGGGCCGAAGCTGGCCCTGGCGTTGATGTCCGGCCTGGAAGTCGATGAGCTGGTGCGTTGCGTGCAGGCGCAGGATACTTCCACCCTGGTGAAGATTCCCGGCGTCGGCAAGAAAACCGCCGAACGCCTGTTGGTGGAGCTCAAGGATCGCTTCAAGGCGTGGGAGAATATTCCCTCCATCGCGCCGCTGGTGGTGGAACCCAAGCTGGTCGCCGCAGTCTCAAGCGCCGAGTCCGATGCGGTCAGCGCGCTGATCGCCCTGGGCTTCAAACCCCAGGAGGCGAGCCGTGCCGTGGCCGCTGTGCAGGAGGAAGGCTTGTCCAGCGAAGAACTCATCCGCCGCTCATTGAAAGGCATGGTCTAG